The Tigriopus californicus strain San Diego chromosome 5, Tcal_SD_v2.1, whole genome shotgun sequence genome includes a region encoding these proteins:
- the LOC131880843 gene encoding heparan sulfate 2-O-sulfotransferase 1-like: MTFLGRMSTPGTPLPGMSWSRLLVAPRPLVVIFLAFASFFLLLFYFRSIPPSPTPEPVVLSVAVPDPSTRYEPILIYNRIPKTASTTLMHLPYELCKTLGYNVLLLNITRPQHLLTLQDRVFFANNITQWQSKRPALYHGHFGYIDFDQMGLSGPSPIYINMIRRPLDRLVSYYYFLRYGDDFRVNKIRSRMGDKMTFDECVERKLGDCDPKKMWVQVPWFCGHFKKCWEPGNRWALEQAKFNLAHKYFLVGVTEELETFIQLLEMTLPRFFKGATQMFQNSDAAQHIRKTKHKDIPSEQTVNRMKETKVWKLENEFYEFAYSHFMALKSEFKQTKGIGMFHYEKIRP; encoded by the coding sequence ATGACGTTTCTAGGGCGAATGTCCACACCAGGAACCCCGCTTCCCGGGATGTCGTGGTCGAGGCTGTTGGTCGCTCCTAGGCCTTTGGTCGTCATCTTCCTAGCTTTTGCTTCCTTCTTCCTGCTCTTGTTCTACTTCAGGTCTATTCCCCCCAGTCCCACGCCAGAACCGGTGGTTTTGTCTGTAGCCGTCCCTGACCCCTCCACTCGATATGAGCCCATTTTGATCTATAATCGCATCCCTAAAACCGCATCCACCACTCTCATGCATTTGCCGTACGAGTTGTGCAAGACCTTGGGCTACAATGTCTTGTTGCTAAACATAACTCGCCCTCAACACTTACTGACTCTACAGGACAGGGTCTTCTTTGCCAACAATATTACCCAATGGCAGAGCAAGCGCCCTGCTCTATATCACGGGCACTTTGGGTACATTGACTTTGATCAAATGGGCTTGTCGGGTCCCTCTCCGATCTACATCAATATGATCCGGCGTCCCCTGGATCGCTTGGTCTCCTATTATTACTTCTTGCGCTACGGAGACGATTTCCGCGTGAACAAGATCAGGAGCCGCATGGGCGACAAAATGACTTTCGATGAGTGTGTAGAGCGCAAATTGGGCGATTGCGATCCCAAAAAGATGTGGGTCCAGGTCCCCTGGTTTTGTggtcatttcaaaaagtgctggGAACCGGGCAATCGCTGGGCGTTGGAACAAGCCAAATTCAATCTGGCTCACAAGTATTTCTTGGTGGGAGTCACGGAGGAGCTGGAAACATTTATTCAACTCCTGGAAATGACTCTGCCCAGGTTCTTCAAAGGTGCTACCCAGATGTTCCAAAACTCGGATGCTGCACAACACATTCGCAAAACCAAACACAAAGATATTCCTTCAGAACAGACGGTGAATCGGATGAAAGAGACCAAAGTGTGGAAACTCGAGAATGAATTCTATGAATTCGCCTACTCTCATTTCATGGCCCTCAAATCGGAATTCAAACAGACCAAAGGGATCGGGATGTTCCATTATGAAAAGATACGCCCTTGA